In Betaproteobacteria bacterium, a genomic segment contains:
- a CDS encoding peptide chain release factor-like protein, whose amino-acid sequence MARRSPLAPPPYATDRAQLEREVQVDVFRASGPGGQHVNRTESALRLTHPPSGVVVIAQDSPSQHRNRETAFDRLIERLVRLNHVPRKRVATRPTRASKERRIGEKKLRGVTKRGRGKVGDE is encoded by the coding sequence ATGGCCCGCCGCTCCCCCCTCGCACCCCCGCCCTATGCCACCGACCGCGCGCAACTCGAGCGCGAAGTGCAGGTGGACGTTTTCCGGGCCAGCGGGCCGGGCGGGCAGCACGTGAATCGCACCGAATCGGCGCTGCGCCTGACGCACCCGCCTTCCGGGGTGGTGGTGATCGCCCAGGACTCGCCCTCCCAGCACCGCAATCGCGAGACCGCGTTCGACAGGCTCATCGAGAGGCTGGTCCGCCTCAATCACGTGCCCAGGAAGCGCGTGGCAACGAGGCCCACCCGGGCCTCGAAGGAACGGCGCATCGGGGAAAAGAAGCTGCGGGGCGTGACCAAGCGCGGGCGCGGGAAGGTGGGCGACGAGTGA
- a CDS encoding MFS transporter gives MQKAVVAEPTDVIAPTRMTGQEAVFPILISLGVCHLLNDLMSSLIPALYPMLKQQFHLDFTQIGMITLAFQLTASLLQPTIGIYTDRRPQPYSLVIGMGATLIGLVLLSMANAYASVLLAAALVGMGSAVFHPEASRVARMASGGRYGVAQSLFQVGGNLGSAIGPLLAAFIVLPRGQGAIAWFSLAALLAMMLLTRVGMWYAAHQRHTRKVTRAAAGVAEIPRARVIFFVFLLMILVFSKSVYTSSLTSFFTFYLIERFHLSVQDAQVQLFIFMAAIAVGTLVGGPVSDRIGRRPMIWISVLGALPFTLLLPYANLFWTDVLTIVIGLLMASTLPAILVYAHELMPGRIGLVSGMFFGFSFGLGGLGAAVLGRIADASGIAFVYQLCSYLPAIGLIVWFLPDLERDRLSGDSSVPR, from the coding sequence ATGCAGAAAGCAGTCGTCGCCGAACCCACGGACGTCATCGCCCCGACGCGGATGACGGGGCAGGAGGCGGTGTTTCCGATCCTGATTTCGCTCGGCGTATGCCATTTGCTCAACGACCTCATGTCGTCGCTGATCCCGGCTCTGTATCCGATGCTGAAACAGCAGTTCCATCTGGACTTCACGCAGATTGGCATGATCACCCTGGCGTTCCAGCTCACCGCGTCACTGCTGCAGCCGACGATCGGGATTTATACGGACCGGCGGCCGCAGCCGTATTCACTGGTTATCGGAATGGGTGCGACGTTGATCGGGCTCGTCCTGCTTTCGATGGCGAATGCCTACGCGTCGGTGCTGCTCGCCGCCGCCCTTGTCGGCATGGGTTCGGCGGTGTTTCACCCCGAGGCCTCGCGTGTCGCGCGGATGGCCTCCGGCGGGCGCTACGGCGTCGCCCAGTCGCTGTTCCAGGTCGGCGGCAATCTCGGCAGCGCCATCGGCCCGCTGCTGGCTGCCTTCATCGTCCTGCCGCGGGGCCAGGGTGCGATTGCCTGGTTCTCGCTTGCCGCGCTGCTTGCCATGATGCTGCTGACGCGCGTAGGCATGTGGTACGCGGCCCACCAGCGCCATACCCGCAAGGTCACGCGCGCAGCCGCCGGTGTGGCGGAGATCCCGCGGGCTCGCGTGATCTTTTTCGTCTTCCTGCTGATGATCCTGGTGTTCTCGAAGAGCGTTTACACCTCCAGCCTGACGTCGTTCTTCACCTTCTACCTGATCGAGCGGTTCCACCTGTCCGTGCAGGACGCGCAGGTGCAGCTTTTCATCTTCATGGCCGCAATCGCGGTGGGAACCCTGGTCGGCGGTCCCGTCTCGGACCGGATCGGCCGGCGGCCGATGATCTGGATCTCGGTCCTCGGTGCGCTGCCGTTCACGCTGTTGCTGCCCTACGCCAACCTGTTCTGGACCGACGTGCTGACAATCGTCATCGGCCTGCTGATGGCTTCCACTCTCCCGGCCATCCTGGTCTACGCGCACGAGCTGATGCCCGGGCGCATCGGCCTGGTATCGGGCATGTTCTTCGGCTTCTCCTTCGGCCTGGGTGGCCTGGGTGCAGCGGTGTTGGGTCGCATCGCCGATGCCAGCGGCATTGCGTTCGTCTACCAGCTCTGCTCCTATCTGCCGGCGATCGGCCTGATCGTCTGGTTTTTGCCGGATCTGGAACGCGATCGCCTGAGCGGCGATTCGTCAGTCCCGCGATAG
- the apbC gene encoding iron-sulfur cluster carrier protein ApbC: MPLADKDVLAALSELIDPVTGRNYVEGRSAKNVKVEGDRVSLDIVLGYPARGVIEKVRSQVTDRLRQLPGVASVSANVVSKIVSHAVQRGVKLVPGIKNIIAVASGKGGVGKSTTAVNLALALAAEGATVGMLDADIYGPSQPTMLGITGRPTSADGKSMEPMEGHGIQAMSVGFLIEADTPMVWRGPMVTQALEQLLTETRWRDLDYLVVDLPPGTGDIQLTLAQKVPVTGAVIVTTPQDIALIDARKGLKMFEKVGVPILGIVENMAIHVCSKCGHAEHIFGHGGGERMCNDFEVEFLGGLPLDITIREQTDSGKPTVVADPDGPIASIYRDIARKVAARIARQAEDRTAIFPKIVIQNT; this comes from the coding sequence ATGCCACTTGCCGACAAGGATGTCCTCGCAGCCCTTTCCGAACTGATCGACCCGGTCACGGGACGCAACTACGTGGAGGGCCGCAGCGCGAAGAACGTGAAGGTGGAGGGTGACCGCGTCTCGCTCGATATCGTGCTGGGCTACCCCGCCCGCGGCGTGATCGAGAAGGTGCGCTCGCAGGTGACGGACCGGCTCAGGCAGCTTCCCGGCGTGGCGAGCGTGAGCGCGAATGTCGTCTCGAAGATCGTGTCGCACGCCGTGCAGCGGGGCGTGAAGCTGGTTCCCGGCATCAAGAACATCATCGCGGTGGCCTCGGGCAAGGGCGGCGTGGGGAAGAGCACGACCGCCGTGAACCTGGCGCTGGCGCTGGCCGCCGAGGGCGCGACCGTCGGCATGCTCGACGCCGACATCTACGGACCGTCGCAGCCCACGATGCTCGGCATCACCGGACGGCCCACCTCGGCGGACGGAAAATCCATGGAGCCGATGGAAGGGCATGGCATCCAGGCGATGAGCGTGGGCTTCCTCATCGAGGCCGATACCCCCATGGTGTGGCGCGGCCCGATGGTCACGCAGGCCCTGGAGCAACTGCTCACCGAGACGCGCTGGCGCGACCTCGACTACCTGGTGGTGGACCTGCCGCCGGGCACCGGTGACATCCAGCTCACGCTCGCGCAGAAGGTGCCGGTGACGGGTGCCGTGATCGTCACCACGCCGCAGGACATCGCCCTCATCGACGCGAGGAAGGGCCTGAAGATGTTCGAGAAGGTGGGGGTGCCCATCCTCGGTATCGTCGAGAACATGGCGATCCACGTCTGCTCGAAGTGCGGCCATGCCGAGCACATCTTCGGGCACGGCGGCGGCGAGCGCATGTGCAACGACTTCGAGGTGGAGTTCCTCGGGGGTCTACCGCTCGACATCACCATCCGCGAGCAGACCGACAGCGGCAAGCCCACCGTGGTTGCCGACCCGGACGGCCCGATCGCCTCGATCTACCGAGACATCGCCCGCAAGGTGGCCGCGCGCATCGCGAGGCAGGCGGAGGACCGCACCGCGATCTTCCCCAAGATCGTCATCCAGAACACCTGA
- a CDS encoding type III PLP-dependent enzyme codes for MPRAVVKKLRPIPEFPLDTHPEVSLDFGAVKQYLARHPYKKPVLLVDLDIVRVKTRRFRAALPRVRPHFAVKANPDPRVLKVLIQEGAGFEIASIAELDLLITLGVPVTEIFYSNPMKSRAYLEYASAKGVEWFVVDSEEEIRKVQSVKADAKLYLRIDAPNIGSDWPLAGKFGAHMTDVPGLIATAVDCKADLAGITFHVGSQCLNPENWRVGMERARKVFASMRQAGLNPRLLNLGGGYPVRHVKPIPSIETIADLINRELKHFGPEIQVIAEPGRYLVSDAGYFICRVVGTATRNGQRWMYWDAGVFGGVIETTEGLRYNLYTDRDGEPVAWNVAGPTCDSVDVVMRDELLPADLQEDDFIFIKNAGAYTTAYASNFNGFPLPEVAVLGTV; via the coding sequence ATGCCCCGTGCCGTAGTCAAGAAGCTCCGCCCCATTCCGGAGTTCCCTCTCGATACCCATCCCGAAGTCAGCCTGGACTTCGGCGCCGTCAAGCAGTATCTCGCCCGGCACCCCTACAAGAAGCCTGTCCTCCTTGTCGACCTGGACATCGTCCGCGTCAAGACGAGGCGTTTCCGCGCGGCACTTCCTCGCGTGCGCCCGCACTTCGCGGTCAAGGCCAACCCCGACCCGCGCGTGCTGAAGGTGCTGATCCAGGAGGGGGCCGGGTTCGAGATCGCCTCGATTGCCGAGCTGGACCTGCTCATCACGCTGGGCGTTCCCGTGACGGAGATCTTCTACTCCAACCCGATGAAGTCGCGCGCCTATCTCGAGTACGCCAGCGCGAAGGGCGTCGAGTGGTTCGTGGTGGATTCCGAGGAGGAGATCCGCAAGGTGCAGTCGGTCAAGGCCGACGCCAAGCTCTACCTGCGCATCGATGCGCCCAACATCGGCAGCGACTGGCCGCTCGCGGGCAAGTTCGGCGCGCACATGACCGACGTTCCGGGGCTCATCGCGACCGCGGTGGACTGCAAGGCCGACCTGGCCGGCATTACCTTCCACGTGGGCTCGCAGTGCCTCAATCCGGAAAACTGGCGCGTGGGCATGGAGCGGGCGCGCAAGGTCTTCGCGAGCATGCGGCAGGCCGGGCTCAACCCGCGCCTGCTGAACCTGGGCGGCGGCTATCCGGTGCGGCACGTGAAGCCCATCCCGTCCATCGAGACGATCGCCGACCTGATCAACCGGGAACTCAAGCACTTCGGCCCGGAGATCCAGGTGATCGCGGAGCCGGGGCGCTACCTCGTGTCCGACGCCGGCTATTTCATCTGCCGCGTGGTGGGGACCGCCACCCGCAACGGACAGCGCTGGATGTACTGGGACGCGGGCGTCTTCGGTGGCGTGATCGAGACCACGGAAGGCCTGCGCTACAACCTGTACACCGACCGCGATGGCGAGCCGGTGGCCTGGAACGTGGCCGGCCCCACCTGCGACTCGGTGGACGTGGTGATGCGCGACGAACTCCTGCCGGCGGACCTCCAGGAGGACGATTTCATCTTCATCAAGAACGCCGGCGCCTACACCACCGCGTACGCGTCGAACTTCAACGGCTTCCCCCTGCCCGAGGTGGCTGTCCTCGGCACGGTTTGA
- a CDS encoding dCTP deaminase → MSIKSDKWIRRMAASHGMIDPFEPGQVREVDGKRIVSYGTSSYGYDIRCSREFKIFTNINATIVDPKNFDEKSFVNFESDVCIIPPNSFALARTVEYFRIPRNVLTVCLGKSTYARCGIIVNVTPFEPEWEGFVTLEFSNTTPLPAKIYAGEGCAQVIFFESDEVCETSYRDRGGKYQGQQGVTLPKM, encoded by the coding sequence ATGAGCATCAAGAGCGACAAGTGGATCCGCCGCATGGCGGCGAGCCACGGCATGATCGATCCCTTCGAGCCCGGCCAGGTACGCGAGGTGGACGGGAAGCGGATCGTGTCCTACGGCACGTCGAGCTACGGCTACGACATCCGCTGCTCGCGGGAATTCAAGATCTTCACCAACATCAACGCGACCATCGTCGACCCCAAGAACTTCGACGAGAAGTCCTTCGTGAACTTCGAGAGCGACGTCTGCATCATTCCGCCCAACTCGTTCGCGCTGGCGCGCACCGTCGAGTACTTCCGCATCCCGCGCAACGTCCTGACCGTGTGCCTCGGGAAGTCCACCTACGCCCGCTGCGGCATCATCGTCAACGTGACGCCCTTCGAGCCCGAGTGGGAGGGGTTCGTGACGCTGGAATTCTCCAACACGACGCCGCTTCCGGCCAAGATCTACGCCGGCGAGGGCTGCGCGCAGGTGATCTTCTTCGAGTCCGACGAGGTCTGCGAGACTTCCTACCGCGACCGCGGCGGCAAGTACCAGGGGCAACAGGGCGTCACGCTTCCCAAGATGTGA
- a CDS encoding threo-3-hydroxy-L-aspartate ammonia-lyase, giving the protein MDDQAGVQPVTWADVESAAASLEGVAHRTPVMTSRTFDGKTGTTAFFKCENFQRMGAFKFRGAYNALSRLAPEARSRGVVAFSSGNHAQAVALAGKLLGIPAAIVMPADAPAVKVAATKGYGAEVILYDRAAGQDREQFAAGIAAERGATVIPPFDHAHVIAGQGTAAKELLEETGPLDWLFVCCGGGGLLSGCAIAAHHLSPGIKVIGVEPAAGDDAARSFRTKQLQRVENPQTIADGARTQSMGKLTFPLVLANVHDFLTVTDEELVEAMRFLWERMKLVVEPTGALATAGVLSGRLDARGARVGVILSGGNVDLRVAAKFFG; this is encoded by the coding sequence ATGGACGACCAAGCCGGCGTTCAGCCGGTCACCTGGGCCGACGTCGAGTCGGCGGCCGCAAGCCTGGAAGGGGTTGCGCACCGCACGCCGGTGATGACGTCGCGCACGTTTGACGGGAAGACCGGCACCACGGCGTTCTTCAAATGCGAGAACTTCCAGCGCATGGGCGCATTCAAGTTCCGCGGCGCGTACAACGCCCTTTCTCGCCTGGCGCCCGAGGCGAGGAGCCGCGGCGTCGTCGCCTTTTCGTCGGGCAACCACGCCCAGGCCGTGGCGCTCGCGGGAAAACTGCTGGGCATCCCGGCGGCGATCGTCATGCCGGCGGACGCGCCCGCGGTGAAAGTGGCGGCAACGAAGGGCTATGGCGCCGAGGTCATCCTGTACGACCGCGCCGCGGGGCAGGACCGCGAGCAGTTCGCGGCGGGCATCGCCGCCGAGCGCGGGGCCACCGTCATCCCTCCGTTCGACCACGCGCACGTCATCGCGGGGCAAGGGACGGCCGCGAAGGAGCTGCTCGAGGAGACGGGGCCGCTCGACTGGCTCTTCGTGTGCTGTGGCGGTGGAGGGCTCCTGTCGGGATGCGCCATCGCCGCGCACCACCTGTCGCCGGGCATCAAGGTGATCGGCGTGGAGCCGGCGGCGGGAGACGACGCGGCCCGCTCGTTCCGCACGAAGCAGCTGCAGCGCGTGGAGAATCCCCAGACCATCGCGGACGGCGCGCGCACCCAGTCGATGGGAAAGCTCACCTTCCCGCTCGTGCTGGCGAACGTCCACGACTTCCTCACCGTCACCGACGAGGAACTGGTGGAGGCGATGCGCTTCCTGTGGGAACGCATGAAGCTCGTGGTGGAGCCCACCGGAGCGCTCGCGACGGCAGGCGTCCTCTCGGGCCGGCTCGATGCCCGTGGCGCCCGCGTCGGCGTTATCCTGTCCGGCGGCAACGTCGACTTGCGCGTGGCAGCCAAGTTCTTCGGGTGA
- the metG gene encoding methionine--tRNA ligase, whose amino-acid sequence MPRKLFVTTALPYANGPFHIGHIMEYTQADIWVRFQRLQGHRVHFVCADDTHGAPIMLKAEAEGITPEELIARVAESHRRDLARFGVSFDHFHTTHSEENRVLAGEIFASLREAGFIATKTIEQFFDPVKGMFLPDRYIKGECPKCGAKDQYGDSCEACGAVYAPTDLKNPVSALTGATPVMKKSDHFFFRLSDPRCVEFLKEWTQDGKLQTEVANKVREWLDSGLNDWDITRDAPYFGIEIPGAKGKYFYVWLDAPIGYLAALKSHLEKKGQDFAKYVADPKVEQIHFIGKDIIYFHTLFWPAMLKFAGRKVPDHVFVHGFITLSGEKMSKSRGVSISPQKYAELGLNPEWLRYYLGAKLNARVEDMDFNPEDFLARVNSDLVGKYVNIASRAAGFISKRFNGKLSEEPLSAGRELKHKLRGNVAAPVPDNEEQVPSILFEVRSFADQIAADYDAREFSKAIRQVMFLADRVNQYVDEQKPWEIAKESGQEAALQWFCTLYLELFRILTIYLKPVLPRVAEDVEAFLALAKPLAWEDVPNALKPGHTVQPYRHLLSRIDPKQIEQLLEPPAEGKPEGSAKPAAAEAPEFRLEPVEPPRPAPILPVGETISIDDFGKIDLRVARIVDAELVADADKLLKLTLDIGFGAETRTVFAGIRSAYTPKDLIGRLTVMVANLAPRKMRFGESQGMVLAAGDGSSIYLLAPDAGATPGMRIK is encoded by the coding sequence ATGCCCCGCAAGCTTTTCGTCACCACGGCGCTTCCCTACGCCAACGGCCCGTTCCACATCGGCCACATCATGGAGTACACCCAGGCCGACATCTGGGTGCGTTTCCAGAGGCTGCAGGGGCACAGGGTTCACTTCGTGTGCGCCGACGACACCCATGGTGCGCCGATCATGCTCAAGGCCGAGGCCGAAGGCATCACGCCCGAGGAACTCATCGCGCGCGTGGCCGAATCGCACCGGCGCGACCTGGCGCGTTTCGGGGTGAGCTTCGACCATTTCCACACGACGCATTCCGAGGAGAACCGCGTCCTGGCGGGGGAGATCTTCGCTTCCCTGCGCGAGGCGGGCTTCATCGCCACGAAGACGATCGAGCAGTTCTTCGACCCGGTGAAGGGGATGTTCCTGCCCGACCGCTACATCAAGGGCGAATGCCCCAAGTGCGGCGCGAAGGACCAGTACGGCGACTCCTGCGAGGCCTGCGGCGCCGTGTACGCCCCCACGGACCTGAAGAACCCGGTCTCGGCGCTGACCGGCGCCACGCCGGTGATGAAGAAGTCGGACCATTTCTTCTTCCGCCTCTCGGATCCGCGCTGCGTGGAGTTCCTGAAGGAATGGACCCAGGACGGCAAGCTGCAGACCGAAGTGGCCAACAAGGTCCGCGAGTGGCTCGACAGCGGTCTCAACGACTGGGACATCACGCGCGATGCCCCCTACTTCGGGATCGAGATCCCCGGCGCCAAGGGCAAGTACTTCTACGTGTGGCTGGACGCACCCATCGGCTACCTCGCCGCGCTCAAGAGCCACCTGGAGAAGAAGGGGCAGGATTTCGCGAAGTACGTGGCGGACCCGAAGGTGGAGCAGATCCACTTCATCGGCAAGGACATCATCTACTTCCACACCCTCTTCTGGCCGGCCATGCTCAAGTTCGCCGGACGCAAGGTCCCGGACCATGTCTTCGTGCACGGCTTCATCACGCTTTCGGGCGAGAAGATGTCCAAGTCGCGGGGCGTGTCGATCAGCCCGCAGAAATATGCCGAGCTGGGCCTGAACCCCGAGTGGCTGCGCTACTACCTGGGCGCAAAGCTCAACGCCCGCGTTGAGGACATGGACTTCAACCCGGAGGATTTCCTCGCCCGGGTGAATTCTGACCTCGTCGGCAAGTACGTGAACATCGCAAGCCGGGCAGCGGGGTTCATTTCGAAGCGATTCAACGGCAAGCTCTCCGAGGAGCCGCTCTCGGCCGGCCGCGAACTCAAGCACAAGCTGCGCGGCAACGTGGCCGCGCCCGTCCCCGACAACGAGGAACAGGTCCCTTCCATCCTCTTCGAGGTGCGCAGCTTCGCGGACCAGATCGCCGCCGATTACGACGCGCGCGAGTTCAGCAAGGCCATCCGCCAGGTGATGTTCCTGGCCGACCGGGTGAACCAGTACGTCGACGAGCAGAAACCCTGGGAGATCGCCAAGGAATCGGGGCAGGAGGCGGCGCTGCAGTGGTTCTGCACGCTCTACCTCGAACTCTTCCGCATCCTCACCATCTACCTCAAGCCCGTGCTGCCCAGGGTCGCCGAGGATGTCGAGGCCTTCCTCGCCCTGGCAAAGCCCCTGGCCTGGGAGGACGTACCGAACGCCCTCAAGCCGGGACACACCGTGCAGCCCTACAGGCACCTGCTGTCGCGCATCGATCCGAAGCAGATCGAGCAATTGCTGGAGCCCCCCGCCGAAGGGAAGCCGGAGGGGAGCGCCAAGCCCGCGGCGGCGGAAGCGCCGGAGTTCCGGCTGGAGCCCGTGGAGCCGCCGCGGCCCGCCCCCATCCTGCCGGTGGGCGAGACGATCTCGATCGACGATTTCGGGAAGATCGACCTGCGCGTGGCGCGCATCGTGGATGCGGAGCTGGTCGCGGACGCCGACAAGCTCCTCAAGCTCACTCTCGACATCGGGTTCGGCGCCGAGACGCGAACCGTCTTCGCCGGCATCCGCTCGGCCTACACGCCCAAGGATCTCATCGGCCGGCTCACCGTGATGGTCGCGAACCTGGCGCCCCGCAAGATGCGTTTCGGCGAATCCCAGGGCATGGTGCTCGCGGCGGGCGACGGCAGCTCCATCTACCTCCTCGCGCCGGACGCGGGCGCGACCCCCGGCATGCGCATCAAGTAG